A stretch of Acidobacteriota bacterium DNA encodes these proteins:
- a CDS encoding MFS transporter, which produces MKPSTLRLIGFNTASATAIFMVNLDTTVVNIILPTLADHFDVDMTRISLVNVAYLLSLTAFLLVFGRLSDRWGPEKIFIPGYVLFTVGSALCALSRGIWDLSAYRFVQGVGGSMIFATSAVIIVKYIPAEMRGRAYGVNGLFAGIGFALGSPVGGYLCSFGWQWVFLVNIPIGLVGIFLCLRFLDDRTHVRSRETFDTGGAVLSFFALILLIAAFQAGGKFSWTSPGVLGCFAVSGLLWVAFLVVESRVSNPLVPLSLFRNLPLSAALIANFVYLLLLYGISFIFPFYFKYIQKLTDAQTGHCMALFPLVSIVISPVTGFLCDKIGPRVLCIFSMAVFVASTVLFLRYDAATPTTYLVVTLLLFGLAMALFCTAILTLIMTHAAPGRAGVLSSVKAVIPNLGGLLGVSMFSIVFTHHLLSEGEGLVETASLTTLMTGFRQTMVLALAVAVAGLLASLVARPRENAPAPPDEARSLQL; this is translated from the coding sequence GTGAAACCATCGACCCTTCGACTGATCGGCTTCAACACCGCCAGCGCCACCGCCATCTTCATGGTGAACCTGGACACCACCGTGGTGAACATCATCCTGCCCACGCTGGCCGACCACTTCGACGTGGACATGACGCGGATCTCCCTGGTGAACGTGGCCTACCTGCTCTCCCTGACCGCCTTCCTGCTGGTGTTCGGCCGCCTGTCCGACCGCTGGGGGCCGGAGAAGATCTTCATCCCCGGCTACGTCCTCTTCACGGTGGGGTCCGCGCTGTGCGCCCTGTCCCGGGGGATCTGGGACCTCTCCGCCTACCGCTTCGTCCAGGGGGTCGGCGGCTCCATGATCTTCGCCACATCCGCCGTCATCATCGTCAAGTACATCCCCGCGGAGATGCGGGGTCGGGCGTACGGCGTCAACGGCCTCTTCGCCGGGATCGGGTTCGCCCTGGGGTCGCCCGTCGGGGGCTACCTCTGCTCCTTCGGCTGGCAGTGGGTTTTCCTGGTGAACATCCCCATCGGCCTGGTCGGCATCTTCCTGTGCCTCCGTTTCCTCGACGACCGGACCCACGTCCGCAGCCGGGAGACGTTCGACACGGGCGGCGCCGTTCTCAGTTTCTTCGCGCTGATCCTGCTGATCGCCGCCTTCCAGGCCGGGGGAAAGTTCTCCTGGACCTCGCCCGGGGTCCTGGGCTGCTTCGCCGTTTCCGGTCTCCTGTGGGTCGCCTTTCTCGTCGTGGAATCGCGGGTTTCAAACCCTCTGGTCCCTCTTTCCCTTTTTCGGAACCTCCCGCTGTCCGCCGCCCTGATCGCCAATTTCGTCTACCTCCTCCTCCTCTATGGCATCAGCTTCATCTTCCCCTTTTACTTCAAGTACATCCAGAAGCTCACCGACGCACAGACCGGCCACTGCATGGCCCTGTTCCCCCTCGTCTCCATCGTGATCAGCCCCGTCACGGGGTTCCTCTGCGACAAGATCGGCCCCCGGGTCCTGTGCATCTTCTCCATGGCCGTCTTCGTGGCCTCCACCGTGCTCTTCCTCCGGTACGACGCCGCGACGCCGACGACCTACCTGGTGGTGACCCTGCTCCTGTTCGGCCTGGCCATGGCGCTTTTCTGCACGGCCATCCTGACCCTCATCATGACCCACGCGGCGCCGGGCCGGGCGGGGGTCCTCTCGTCGGTCAAGGCCGTCATCCCCAACCTGGGCGGCCTGCTGGGCGTTTCAATGTTTTCCATCGTCTTCACCCACCACCTTCTGTCGGAGGGCGAAGGTCTGGTGGAGACGGCGTCCCTGACGACGCTGATGACGGGTTTCCGGCAGACCATGGTCCTGGCGCTGGCGGTGGCCGTGGCCGGCTTGCTGGCTTCCCTGGTCGCCCGTCCCCGGGAGAACGCGCCGGCGCCGCCCGACGAGGCGCGGTCCCTGCAGTTGTGA